The following coding sequences are from one Canis lupus dingo isolate Sandy chromosome 21, ASM325472v2, whole genome shotgun sequence window:
- the LOC112667362 gene encoding olfactory receptor 52B6, protein MRLERKARKQEKNQWRVKKIMALSSATSPAAVNDSDTRVAGCLLIGIPGLEHLHIWLSIPFCTMYAAALAGNGILICVILSQPSLHEPMYIFLSMLASADILLSTSTMPKALANFWLGSSHISFDGCLTQMFFIHFLFVADSAVLLAMAFDRFVAICYPLRYSTILTKTVIGKIVAATLTRSFIIMFPSVFLLKRLHYCRINIIAHTFCEHMGIARLSCSDISINIWYGLAAALLSTGLDIILITVSYIHILQAVFHLPSQNARSKALSTCGSHVCVILLFYIPALFSVFAYRFGRKRIPRYVHILLANLYVVIPPMLNPIIYGVRTKQIWEGVKQMFSHLVQESK, encoded by the exons ATGAGACTGGAAAGGAAGGccagaaaacaagagaagaacCAGTGGAGG GTGAAGAAAATCATGGCCCTTTCATCTGCCACCAGCCCAGCTGCTGTGAATGACTCTGACACTCGAGTGGCCGGTTGCCTCCTCATTGGCATCCCTGGGCTGGAGCATCTGCACATCTGGCTCTCCATCCCCTTCTGTACTATGTATGCAGCTGCCCTGGCAGGCAATGGCATTTTAATTTGTGTCATCCTCTCCCAGCCAAGCCTGCATGAGCCCATGTACATATTCCTGTCCATGTTGGCCAGTGCGGATATCTTGCTCTCCACTTCCACCATGCCCAAAGCACTGGCCAACTTCTGGCTGGGTTCAAGCCATATTTCCTTCGATGGCTGCCTCACCCAGATGTTCTTCATCCATTTCCTCTTCGTGGCTGACTCTGCGGTCCTGCTGGCCATGGCCTTTGACCGCTTTGTGGCTATCTGCTACCCTCTGCGATATTCCACAATCCTGACGAAGACGGTCATTGGGAAGATCGTTGCTGCCACCCTGACCCGCAGCTTCATCATCATGTTTCCATCAGTCTTTCTTCTCAAGCGCCTGCACTATTGCCGGATAAACATCATTGCACACACTTTTTGTGAGCACATGGGCATCGCCCGTCTGTCCTGTTCTGATATCTCCATCAATATCTGGTATGGGTTGGCAGCTGCTCTACTCTCCACAGGCCTGGACATCATCCTTATCACTGTTTCCTACATTCACATCCTCCAAGCTGTCTTCCACCTCCCTTCTCAAAATGCCCGGTCCAAGGCCCTGAGCACGTGTGGCTCCCATGTCTGTGTCATCCTACTCTTCTATATCCCTGCCCTCTTCTCTGTCTTTGCCTACAGATTTGGTAGGAAACGCATCCCACGCTATGTCCATATCCTCTTGGCTAACCTCTATGTGGTCATCCCACCTATGCTCAATCCCATTATTTATGGAGTGAGGACCAAGCAGATTTGGGAAGGGGTTAAACAGATGTTTTCACATCTTGTCCAGGAATCTAAATAA